A region from the Lolium perenne isolate Kyuss_39 chromosome 4, Kyuss_2.0, whole genome shotgun sequence genome encodes:
- the LOC127293692 gene encoding 9-cis-epoxycarotenoid dioxygenase NCED3, chloroplastic-like, translated as MQTLTAPTSVSIHRHTPRPSTGRPNSVRVTARAVSSAPSGAATRAPVPSHFSPAKPAIAAPKAPAPVRRDDKKKLNLFQRAAGMALDAFEEGLIANILERPHGLSKTVDPAVQIAGNFAPVGETPPTHALPVTGRIPPFIDGVYARNGANPHFDPVAGHHLFDGDGMVHALRIRNGAAESYASRFTATERLTQERALGKPIFPKAIGELHGHSGIARLALFYARAACGLVDPSRGTGVANAGLVYFNGHLLAMSEDDIPYHVRVGADGDLATVGRYDFAGQLSCPMIAHPKLDPATGDLHALSYDVIKKPYLKYFYFAADGTKSPDVEIPLDQPTMIHDFAITQNFVVVPDHQVVFKLQEMLRGGSPVVLDKAKTSRFGILPKRATDASEMVWVDVPDCFCFHLWNAWEEPATDEVVVIGSCMTPADSIFNDSDVPLQSVLTEIRLNTRTGESTRRPILAPADQVNLEVGMVNSNLLGRKTRYAYLAVAEPWPKVSGFAKVDLATGDLTKFDYGEGRFGGEPCFVPMDPALSRGEDDGYILTFVHDEVAGTSELLVVNAADMRLEATIQLPSRVPYGFHGTFITASELESQA; from the coding sequence ATGCAGACACTCACAGCGCCCACCTCTGTTTCCATACACCGGCACACGCCGCGCCCGTCCACGGGGCGGCCCAATTCCGTCAGGGTCACCGCCCGCGCCGTCAGCTCCGCGCCATCGGGCGCCGCTACCCGCGCGCCGGTCCCGTCCCACTTCTCCCCGGCCAAGCCCGCCATTGCCGCCCCCAAGGCACCAGCACCCGTACGCCGCGACGACAAGAAGAAGCTCAACCTCTTCCAGCGCGCGGCGGGCATGGCGCTGGACGCCTTCGAGGAGGGGCTCATCGCCAACATCCTCGAGCGCCCGCACGGCCTCTCCAAGACCGTCGACCCAGCCGTCCAGATCGCGGGCAACTTCGCCCCGGTCGGCGAGACGCCCCCGACCCACGCCCTCCCGGTCACCGGCCGCATCCCGCCCTTCATCGACGGCGTGTACGCGCGCAACGGGGCCAACCCGCACTTCGACCCCGTCGCCGGGCACCACCTCTTCGACGGCGACGGCATGGTGCACGCGCTGCGCATCCGCAACGGCGCCGCCGAGTCCTACGCGTCCCGCTTCACCGCCACCGAGCGCCTCACGCAGGAGCGCGCCCTCGGCAAGCCCATCTTCCCCAAGGCCATCGGCGAGCTGCACGGCCACTCGGGCATCGCGCGCCTCGCGCTCTTCTACGCGCGCGCCGCCTGCGGCCTCGTCGACCCGTCCCGCGGCACGGGCGTCGCCAACGCGGGGCTCGTATACTTCAACGGGCACCTCCTCGCCATGTCCGAGGACGACATCCCGTACCACGTCCGCGTCGGCGCCGACGGGGACCTCGCCACCGTCGGCCGCTACGACTTCGCCGGCCAGCTGTCCTGCCCCATGATCGCGCACCCCAAGCTCGACCCCGCCACCGGCGACCTCCACGCGCTCAGCTACGACGTCATCAAGAAGCCCTACCTCAAGTACTTCTACTTCGCCGCCGACGGCACCAAGTCCCCCGACGTGGAGATCCCGCTCGACCAGCCCACCATGATCCACGACTTCGCAATCACCCAGAACTTCGTGGTCGTCCCCGACCACCAGGTCGTGTTCAAGCTGCAGGAGATGCTCCGCGGCGGCTCCCCCGTGGTCCTCGACAAAGCCAAAACCTCCCGCTTCGGCATCCTCCCCAAGCGCGCCACCGACGCCTCGGAGATGGTCTGGGTGGACGTgccggactgcttctgcttccacCTCTGGAACGCGTGGGAGGAGCCTGCCACCGACGAGGTGGTCGTCATCGGCTCCTGCATGACCCCCGCCGACTCCATCTTCAACGACTCCGACGTGCCGCTCCAGAGCGTGCTCACGGAGATCCGCCTCAACACGCGCACCGGCGAATCCACGCGCCGCCCCATCCTGGCCCCCGCCGACCAGGTCAACCTCGAGGTCGGCATGGTCAACTCCAACCTCCTCGGCCGCAAGACGCGCTACGCCTACCTGGCCGTCGCCGAGCCCTGGCCCAAGGTGTCCGGCTTCGCCAAGGTCGACCTCGCCACGGGCGACCTCACCAAGTTCGACTACGGGGAGGGCCGGTTCGGCGGCGAGCCCTGCTTCGTGCCCATGGACCCGGCGCTGTCCCGCGGCGAGGACGACGGCTACATTCTCACCTTCGTGCACGACGAGGTCGCCGGCACCTCCGAGCTCCTCGTCGTCAATGCCGCCGACATGCGCCTCGAGGCCACCATCCAGCTGCCGTCCCGCGTGCCCTACGGCTTCCACGGCACCTTCATCACCGCCAGCGAGCTCGAATCCCAGGCCTGA